The following coding sequences lie in one Micromonospora sp. R77 genomic window:
- a CDS encoding EAL domain-containing protein — translation MSRAVAPARPTLSGRVGIVAAALVVLGEGVWLAARLPGAALVSDLGAVAVASWAALACVGVARRHPTPLRRFWGLLAATMTLAAIGRALWTAERLGGNALPHTPLIGGIFTAGLVTGTAALLSSLAAPRSAVGRARTLLDGVIVGLALIPIGWVVVFRDIAAADLTDPVRTFGLLYPMFDLMQLTILVAVAGPSRPMWPALTVIGASLATRAAADAGYVSLFAHGAYAPGHPIDVCWPLSYLLIGVATRYPPPPGCDGTEEISESPLPPWWRVALPYLPVGGAIVAVVLARRPTGQTPHLIFLGMMTLLGVLAVRQGLAANENLRLVARLRRLAYSDQLTGLPNRLTFNRRLRRALRDDAPVAVLLLDLDGFKQVNDRFGHATGDRLLTGIAERMRDAVGGDGMIARLGGDEFAVLVDGGRPVPPDRLADRLLAALQPLPGEEDLGVHPSASIGIAEYGPQHTSHTDLLRDADIAMYAAKAAGKSAYRTCTGALREAAVSRAELIADLRRAVDERQLHLEFQPIVDLAGGAVRSAEALVRWRHPRLGVLTPAKFLPLAEETGLILPIDRWVIHEACRAAARWRERGSDATVAVNIAAAHLRRPDLVAMVTDATAAAGLPPHALTLELTESALIEGSDAVLDRLRRLRELGVGIAIDDFGTGYSSLSYLHRIPATELKIDRSFVTRLDADDTRAYATVEMVTRLADAFDLTVVAEGVETGGQHAAVTAIGCVHGQGWRYGRPAALPELLAALTPADLPH, via the coding sequence GTGAGCCGTGCCGTGGCACCGGCCCGGCCCACGCTGTCCGGCCGCGTCGGGATCGTCGCGGCCGCTCTCGTCGTACTCGGGGAAGGGGTGTGGCTGGCGGCCCGGCTGCCCGGCGCCGCCCTGGTCAGCGACCTCGGCGCGGTCGCCGTGGCGAGCTGGGCGGCGCTGGCCTGCGTCGGCGTGGCCCGCCGGCACCCCACCCCGCTGCGCCGGTTCTGGGGCCTGCTGGCGGCCACCATGACGCTCGCCGCCATCGGCCGGGCACTGTGGACGGCCGAGCGGCTGGGCGGCAATGCGCTGCCGCACACCCCGCTGATCGGCGGCATCTTCACCGCCGGCCTGGTCACCGGCACCGCCGCGCTGCTCTCCTCGCTGGCGGCGCCGCGCAGCGCGGTCGGGCGGGCCCGGACCCTGCTCGACGGGGTGATCGTCGGGCTGGCCCTGATCCCGATCGGCTGGGTGGTGGTCTTCCGCGACATCGCCGCCGCCGACCTCACCGACCCGGTACGCACCTTCGGCCTGCTGTATCCGATGTTCGACCTGATGCAGCTCACCATCCTGGTGGCGGTCGCCGGACCGTCCCGGCCGATGTGGCCGGCGCTGACCGTGATCGGGGCGAGCCTCGCCACCCGCGCCGCCGCCGACGCGGGCTACGTCTCGCTCTTCGCGCACGGCGCCTACGCCCCCGGTCACCCGATCGATGTCTGCTGGCCGCTGAGCTACCTGCTGATCGGGGTCGCCACCCGCTACCCGCCGCCGCCCGGCTGCGACGGCACCGAGGAGATCAGCGAGTCGCCGCTGCCGCCCTGGTGGCGGGTGGCCCTGCCCTACCTGCCGGTCGGCGGCGCGATCGTCGCGGTGGTGCTCGCCCGCCGCCCCACCGGGCAGACCCCGCACCTGATCTTCCTCGGCATGATGACGCTGCTCGGCGTCCTGGCCGTCCGGCAGGGCCTGGCCGCCAACGAGAACCTGCGCCTGGTCGCCCGGCTGCGCCGGCTCGCCTACTCCGACCAGCTCACCGGCCTGCCCAACCGGCTCACCTTCAACCGGCGGCTGCGCCGCGCCCTGCGCGACGACGCCCCGGTCGCCGTGCTGCTGCTCGACCTGGACGGGTTCAAGCAGGTCAACGACCGCTTCGGGCACGCCACCGGCGACCGGCTGCTGACCGGCATCGCGGAACGGATGCGGGACGCCGTCGGCGGGGACGGCATGATCGCGCGCCTCGGTGGGGACGAGTTCGCGGTGCTCGTCGACGGCGGCCGGCCGGTGCCCCCCGACCGGCTCGCCGACCGGCTCCTCGCCGCCCTGCAACCGCTGCCCGGCGAGGAGGACCTGGGCGTGCACCCGTCGGCCAGCATCGGCATCGCCGAGTACGGCCCGCAGCACACCTCCCACACCGACCTGCTGCGCGACGCCGACATCGCGATGTACGCGGCGAAGGCGGCCGGCAAGTCCGCGTACCGGACGTGCACCGGGGCGCTGCGCGAGGCGGCGGTGTCCCGCGCCGAACTCATCGCCGACCTGCGCCGCGCCGTCGACGAGCGGCAACTGCACCTGGAGTTCCAGCCCATCGTGGACCTGGCCGGCGGGGCGGTACGCAGCGCGGAGGCGCTGGTCCGGTGGCGGCACCCCCGGCTCGGGGTGCTGACCCCGGCGAAGTTCCTGCCCCTGGCCGAGGAGACCGGGCTGATCCTGCCGATCGACCGGTGGGTGATCCACGAGGCGTGCCGGGCCGCCGCCCGGTGGCGGGAACGCGGCTCCGACGCCACCGTGGCGGTCAACATCGCCGCCGCGCACCTGCGCCGGCCGGACCTGGTCGCCATGGTCACCGACGCCACCGCGGCAGCCGGGCTGCCGCCGCACGCGCTCACCCTGGAGCTGACCGAGTCGGCGCTGATCGAGGGGAGCGACGCGGTGCTGGACCGGCTGCGCCGGCTCCGCGAACTGGGCGTCGGGATCGCCATCGACGACTTCGGCACCGGCTACTCCTCGCTGAGCTACCTGCACCGGATCCCGGCCACCGAGCTGAAGATCGACCGGTCCTTCGTCACCCGGCTCGACGCCGACGACACCCGGGCGTACGCGACGGTGGAGATGGTCACCCGGCTCGCCGACGCGTTCGACCTGACCGTGGTGGCCGAGGGGGTGGAGACCGGCGGGCAGCACGCGGCGGTGACCGCGATCGGCTGCGTGCACGGCCAGGGCTGGCGGTACGGCCGCCCGGCCGCCCTGCCCGAGTTGCTGGCCGCGCTCACGCCCGCCGACCTGCCCCACTGA
- a CDS encoding RNA polymerase sigma factor translates to MTDAAGAVADAGAEAYPRIVAALIRVTGDWTLAEDCAQEALASALERWPRDGVPGNPGGWLMTAARNRAVDVLRRAAVERRKLRDLALLTDPEPPPTGGDVVDDRLRLIFTCCHPALALQARVALTLRTVAGVPTADIARVFLVAESTMTRRLTRAKTKIAAAGVPYRVPTGSALVERLPGVLAVLYLLFTRGYDADGEPAFADEAIRLARLLDTLLPDQPEVTGLLALFLLHDSRRAARRDGDGDLLTLDEQDRSRWDRATIAEAVTLLDRAGHGPYGLQARIAACHATAPTAEATDWPVIARCYDELARLRPTSVVRLNRAVAHGYAYGPGPGLALLAEARSGGALDDYPPALAAEAELTARLGDRARGVALFRAAAGAVRSEPERRALLRRAADLSG, encoded by the coding sequence ATGACCGACGCGGCCGGGGCGGTCGCCGACGCGGGTGCCGAGGCGTACCCGCGGATCGTGGCCGCCCTGATCCGCGTCACCGGCGACTGGACGCTGGCCGAGGACTGCGCCCAGGAGGCGCTGGCGTCCGCGCTGGAACGGTGGCCCCGCGACGGCGTACCGGGAAATCCGGGTGGCTGGCTGATGACGGCCGCCCGGAACCGGGCGGTGGACGTGCTGCGCCGGGCCGCCGTCGAGCGCCGCAAGCTACGCGACCTGGCGCTGCTCACCGACCCCGAGCCGCCGCCGACGGGAGGCGACGTGGTGGACGACCGGCTCCGGCTCATCTTCACCTGCTGCCATCCGGCGCTCGCCCTCCAGGCCCGGGTGGCGCTGACCCTGCGCACGGTGGCCGGCGTGCCGACCGCCGACATCGCCCGGGTGTTCCTGGTCGCCGAGTCCACCATGACCCGCCGGCTCACCCGCGCCAAGACGAAGATCGCCGCGGCCGGCGTACCGTACCGGGTGCCGACCGGGTCCGCGCTGGTCGAGCGGCTGCCGGGCGTCCTGGCCGTGCTCTACCTGCTCTTCACCCGGGGGTACGACGCCGACGGCGAACCCGCCTTCGCCGACGAGGCGATCCGGCTGGCCCGGCTGCTCGACACGCTGCTGCCCGACCAGCCGGAGGTGACCGGGCTACTGGCGCTCTTCCTCCTGCACGACTCGCGCCGGGCCGCCCGCCGCGACGGCGACGGCGACCTGCTCACCCTCGACGAACAGGACCGCTCCCGCTGGGACCGGGCGACGATCGCCGAGGCCGTCACCCTGCTGGACCGGGCGGGTCACGGCCCGTACGGCCTCCAGGCCCGGATCGCCGCCTGCCACGCCACCGCCCCGACCGCCGAGGCCACCGACTGGCCGGTGATCGCCCGCTGCTACGACGAGCTGGCCCGGCTCCGCCCGACCTCGGTGGTACGCCTCAACCGCGCCGTCGCCCACGGTTACGCGTACGGGCCCGGGCCGGGGCTGGCCCTGCTCGCCGAGGCCCGCAGCGGGGGCGCGCTCGACGACTATCCCCCGGCGCTGGCTGCCGAGGCCGAGCTGACCGCCCGCCTCGGTGACCGCGCTCGTGGCGTGGCCCTGTTCCGGGCGGCGGCCGGGGCGGTGCGCTCCGAACCGGAGCGTCGGGCCCTGCTCCGCCGGGCCGCCGACCTGTCCGGCTGA
- a CDS encoding class I SAM-dependent methyltransferase encodes MSGDHDGVRRSYDTVAEEYRSRLADELIHKPLDRALLAALVEEAGSAATVADLGCGPGHVTAWLAGRGVRAVGIDLSPGMVAVARRSCPQAEFRAGDLLRLPAADGEFGAAVALYSLIHLHPDELPAAGVELRRVLRPGAPLLVAVHLGDEVRHLDEWWGHPVDVDFHFFAAETVVAALTDVGFAVEARLERVSYPQEVATRRLYLLVRNAG; translated from the coding sequence ATGAGCGGTGACCACGACGGGGTGCGGCGCAGCTATGACACGGTGGCCGAGGAGTACCGGAGCCGGCTGGCCGACGAGCTGATCCACAAGCCGCTGGACCGGGCGTTGCTGGCGGCGTTGGTCGAGGAGGCCGGGTCGGCGGCGACGGTCGCCGATCTGGGCTGCGGCCCGGGGCACGTGACGGCCTGGCTGGCCGGGCGCGGGGTCCGGGCGGTGGGGATCGACCTGTCGCCGGGGATGGTCGCGGTGGCCCGCCGGTCGTGCCCGCAGGCGGAGTTCCGGGCGGGTGACCTGCTCCGGCTGCCCGCCGCGGACGGCGAGTTCGGCGCGGCGGTGGCGCTCTACTCGCTCATCCACCTGCACCCCGACGAGCTGCCCGCGGCCGGTGTCGAGCTGCGCCGGGTGTTGCGTCCCGGTGCGCCGCTGTTGGTCGCGGTCCACCTCGGCGACGAGGTGCGACACCTGGACGAGTGGTGGGGTCACCCGGTGGACGTGGACTTCCACTTCTTCGCGGCGGAGACGGTGGTCGCGGCGCTCACCGACGTGGGTTTCGCGGTCGAGGCCCGTCTGGAGCGGGTCAGTTATCCGCAGGAGGTGGCGACCCGCCGGCTCTACCTGCTCGTGCGTAACGCAGGGTAG
- a CDS encoding zinc-ribbon domain-containing protein encodes MFFIFGLRTKVTQSGVVTQVCRNCGNRAAQVITRRATKFSLFFIPLIPVRTRWAQQCTFCGAQYDISRAEAERLPVG; translated from the coding sequence ATGTTCTTCATCTTCGGGCTCCGGACCAAGGTCACCCAGTCCGGTGTCGTCACGCAGGTCTGCCGCAACTGCGGCAACCGGGCGGCGCAGGTCATCACCCGGCGGGCCACGAAGTTCAGCCTCTTCTTCATCCCGCTGATCCCGGTCCGGACCCGCTGGGCACAGCAGTGCACCTTCTGCGGCGCCCAGTACGACATCTCCCGTGCCGAGGCCGAGCGCCTCCCGGTCGGCTGA
- a CDS encoding glycosyl hydrolase yields MRSRRLRLALSAAATALAAASVLTVIGPADAHTVTPANTNASASTRSVLNWLGHLPNRSSNRIASGFFGGYSNSGFSLSQTEELKSATGQYPAILSCDYGSGWATNSDITALVDYSCNSSLKSWWSSGGLVTVSVHSPSPANANGGGLNTAMGNFSDLLNPSTAAGARWRQLEDKMAAGLQDLENAGVPVLFRPFHEMNGDWFWWGNRDPNTFKQVWQQMYTYFTSTKGLDNLIWVYSADFSRGNRTAYYAGGSYVDIVGMDAYDDNPQVSGIQSAYNELVGLGKPFAFAEIGPDTAGSFDYGKWVTAFQQSYPKTSYFLAWNDSWSPARNQGASTLFNNSWIANRGEVDLGNVTEPGGGGTSSPPPPTGGTLLNGFESGTEGWTGTAVTGGPWQVNEWASQGTYSLKSDVNLGAGAAYLKKTATTSLSGKTTLRATARVAPWGSFGTGSQAKLYVKTGTGWQWFDGGSVAVTSSGVNLSLNLGGVANLGDVREIGVQFVPGSGAGGTSAVYVDNVTVQ; encoded by the coding sequence ATGCGAAGCAGAAGACTCCGCCTCGCGCTGAGCGCCGCAGCCACCGCCCTGGCCGCCGCCTCCGTCCTGACCGTCATCGGTCCCGCCGACGCGCACACCGTCACGCCGGCCAACACCAACGCCTCCGCCTCGACCAGGAGCGTGCTGAACTGGCTCGGGCACCTGCCCAACCGCAGCAGCAACCGGATCGCCTCCGGCTTCTTCGGCGGCTACAGCAACAGTGGCTTCTCGCTCAGCCAGACCGAGGAGCTCAAGTCCGCAACCGGTCAGTATCCGGCCATCCTCAGCTGCGACTACGGCTCCGGCTGGGCCACCAACAGCGACATCACCGCGCTGGTCGACTACTCCTGCAACTCCAGCCTGAAGTCCTGGTGGTCGAGCGGCGGCCTGGTCACCGTCAGCGTCCACTCGCCCAGCCCGGCCAACGCCAACGGTGGCGGGCTGAACACCGCGATGGGCAACTTCAGCGACCTGCTCAACCCGTCCACCGCCGCCGGGGCCCGCTGGCGGCAGCTCGAGGACAAGATGGCCGCCGGCCTCCAGGACCTGGAGAACGCCGGGGTGCCGGTGCTGTTCCGGCCGTTCCACGAGATGAACGGCGACTGGTTCTGGTGGGGCAACCGCGACCCCAACACCTTCAAGCAGGTGTGGCAGCAGATGTACACCTACTTCACCAGCACCAAGGGCCTGGACAACCTGATCTGGGTCTACTCCGCCGACTTCAGCCGCGGCAACCGCACCGCCTACTACGCGGGCGGCTCCTACGTGGACATCGTCGGCATGGACGCGTACGACGACAACCCGCAGGTCTCCGGCATCCAGTCCGCGTACAACGAGCTGGTCGGGCTGGGCAAGCCGTTCGCCTTCGCCGAGATCGGCCCGGACACCGCCGGCTCGTTCGACTACGGCAAGTGGGTCACCGCGTTCCAGCAGAGCTACCCGAAGACCAGCTACTTCCTGGCCTGGAACGACAGCTGGAGCCCGGCCCGCAACCAGGGCGCGAGCACGCTGTTCAACAACTCCTGGATCGCCAACCGGGGCGAGGTCGACCTCGGCAACGTCACCGAGCCCGGTGGTGGCGGCACCTCCAGCCCGCCCCCGCCGACCGGCGGCACCCTGCTCAACGGCTTCGAGTCCGGCACCGAGGGCTGGACCGGCACAGCAGTCACCGGCGGGCCGTGGCAGGTCAACGAGTGGGCGTCCCAGGGCACGTACTCGCTGAAGTCCGACGTCAACCTGGGCGCCGGGGCCGCCTACCTGAAGAAGACCGCCACCACCAGCCTCAGCGGGAAGACCACCCTGCGGGCCACCGCGCGGGTCGCCCCGTGGGGCAGCTTCGGCACCGGCAGCCAGGCCAAGCTGTACGTCAAGACCGGCACCGGCTGGCAGTGGTTCGACGGCGGGTCCGTCGCCGTCACCTCGTCCGGCGTCAACCTCTCGCTCAACCTGGGCGGGGTGGCCAACCTCGGTGACGTCCGCGAGATCGGCGTGCAGTTCGTCCCCGGCAGCGGGGCCGGCGGCACCTCCGCCGTCTACGTCGACAACGTGACCGTCCAGTAA
- a CDS encoding YciI family protein, whose protein sequence is MKYMMLVCTDTEPDRNPDAAPDIEQWVAERDARGQRLTGSRFAPPEAATTVRVRDDELLLTDGPFAETKEVIVGFDLIECADLDEAIEVARAHPMAYAGRIELRPLVED, encoded by the coding sequence ATGAAGTACATGATGTTGGTCTGCACGGACACCGAGCCGGACCGGAACCCGGACGCCGCCCCGGACATCGAGCAGTGGGTGGCCGAGCGGGACGCCAGGGGCCAGCGGCTGACCGGCAGCCGGTTCGCGCCCCCGGAAGCGGCCACCACCGTCCGGGTACGCGACGACGAGCTGCTGCTCACCGACGGGCCGTTCGCCGAGACGAAGGAGGTGATCGTGGGCTTCGACCTGATCGAGTGCGCCGACCTGGACGAGGCGATCGAGGTGGCCCGCGCGCACCCGATGGCGTACGCGGGCCGGATCGAGCTGCGCCCGCTGGTGGAGGACTGA